Proteins encoded within one genomic window of Pongo abelii isolate AG06213 chromosome 18, NHGRI_mPonAbe1-v2.0_pri, whole genome shotgun sequence:
- the DDX28 gene encoding probable ATP-dependent RNA helicase DDX28: MALAQPVRLFSLVARLLLAPRRGLTVRSPDEPLPVVRIPVALQRQLEQRQSRRRNVPRPVLVRPGPLLVSARRPELNQPARLTLGRWERAPLASQGWKSRRARRDHFSIERAQQEAPAVRKLSSKGSFADLGLETRVLHALQEAAPEVVQPTTVQSSTIPPLLRGRHVLCAAETGSGKTLSYLLPLLQRLLGQPSLDSLPIPAPRGLVLVPSRELAQQVRAVAQPLGRSLGLLVRDLEGGHGMRRIRLQLSRQPSADVLVATPGAVWKALKSRLISLEQLSFLVLDEADTLLDESFLELVDYILEKSHIAEGPADLEDPFNPKAQLVLVGATFPEGVGQLLNKVASPDAVTTITSSKLHCIMPHVKQTFLRLKGADKVAELVHILKHHDRAERTGPSGTILVFCNSSSTVNWLGYILDDHKIQHLRLQGQMPALMRVGIFQSFQKSSRDILLCTDIASRGLDSTGVELVVNYDFPPTLQDYIHRAGRVGRVGSEVPGTVISFVTHPWDVSLVQKIELAARRRRSLPGLASSVKEPLPQQPDFDKSD; this comes from the coding sequence ATGGCTCTAGCGCAGCCGGTGCGGCTCTTTTCCCTCGTGGCTCGGTTGCTCCTGGCGCCCCGACGGGGCCTCACGGTCCGCAGTCCCGACGAACCCCTGCCGGTGGTGCGCATCCCAGTGGCTCTACAGCGGCAGTTGGAACAGCGGCAGAGTAGGCGGCGGAACGTCCCGAGGCCGGTGCTGGTTCGACCCGGACCGCTGCTGGTTTCGGCGCGGCGGCCGGAGTTGAACCAGCCGGCGCGCCTCACACTGGGCCGTTGGGAGCGCGCGCCGCTAGCCTCTCAAGGCTGGAAGAGTCGACGCGCGCGTCGGGACCACTTCTCCATCGAGCGCGCGCAACAGGAGGCGCCAGCGGTGCGAAAGCTCTCGTCTAAGGGCAGCTTTGCTGACCTGGGCCTGGAGACCCGTGTGCTGCACGCACTACAGGAGGCTGCGCCTGAAGTCGTTCAGCCCACAACCGTGCAGTCTAGCACCATCCCCCCACTACTTCGCGGCCGCCACGTCCTTTGCGCCGCAGAAACCGGCAGTGGCAAGACTCTCAGCTACCTCCTGCCGCTGCTTCAACGGCTCTTGGGCCAGCCAAGCCTGGACTCCCTTCCTATCCCCGCGCCCCGAGGCCTGGTCCTTGTTCCTTCCCGAGAATTGGCCCAACAGGTGCGGGCTGTGGCCCAACCCTTGGGCCGCTCCTTGGGCCTGCTGGTGCGGGACTTGGAGGGAGGCCACGGCATGCGTAGGATCAGGCTGCAACTGTCCAGACAACCTTCAGCAGATGTGCTTGTGGCCACTCCAGGGGCTGTGTGGAAGGCCCTGAAAAGTCGACTGATCAGTCTGGAGCAACTCTCCTTCTTGGTGTTGGATGAGGCAGACACACTGCTGGATGAAAGCTTCCTGGAACTGGTGGACTACATCTTAGAGAAGAGCCACATAGCAGAAGGCCCAGCTGACTTGGAAGACCCCTTCAATCCCAAAGCTCAGTTAGTGCTGGTAGGAGCCACATTTCCCGAAGGTGTAGGCCAGTTGCTGAATAAAGTCGCCAGCCCAGATGctgtcaccaccatcaccagctcCAAGCTCCACTGTATCATGCCTCATGTGAAACAGACATTTCTGAGACTGAAGGGAGCAGATAAGGTGGCCGAGCTGGTGCACATCCTCAAGCATCATGACAGAGCAGAAAGGACTGGACCCTCAGGAACTATTCTGGTGTTCTGTAATAGCTCCAGCACTGTGAACTGGCTGGGATATATTCTGGATGACCACAAAATCCAACACCTAAGGTTGCAGGGGCAAATGCCAGCCTTGATGAGAGTAGGAATCTTCCAGTCCTTCCAGAAGAGCTCCCGAGACATACTTCTCTGCACAGACATAGCCTCTCGGGGCCTGGACAGCACTGGTGTGGAGCTGGTTGTCAATTATGATTTCCCCCCAACGCTGCAAGATTACATCCACAGAGCAGGGAGGGTGGGCCGTGTGGGGAGCGAGGTTCCGGGCACCGTCATCAGTTTTGTGACCCATCCCTGGGATGTGAGCCTGGTTCAGAAGATTGAGCTGGCGGCTCGCCGAAGGAGAAGTCTTCCAGGACTAGCATCCTCGGTGAAAGAGCCTTTGCCGCAGCAACCTGATTTTGACAAATCTGATTAA
- the DPEP2NB gene encoding DPEP2 neighbor protein codes for MSDRILYILSNMSSVPWEGSTTAAVPATSPPTPGHYHVLYRGCGETQVGWHGETYCLVGGYRAYGDAPLATPTKAEAEKPAPSRAPKRRQAMIESDKDLGCSSPKIRRLEHSGRRLTPQKLAG; via the exons ATGTCTGACCGGATCCTCTATATTCTCTCTAACATGTCCTCTGTCCCCTGGGAGGGCAGCACAACAG CTGCAGTGCCTGCCACTTCTCCTCCCACACCTGGACACTACCATGTTCTCTACCGAGGGTGTGGAGAAACTCAGGTAGGCTGGCATGGGGAGACGTACTGCCTGGTTGGTGGCTACCGGGCCTATGGGGATGCTCCTTTGGCCACCCCAACAAAGGCTGAAGCAGAGAAGCCAGCCCCTAGCCGTGCTCCCAAGAGACGTCAAGCTATGATAGAGTCAGATAAAGACCTGGGTTGCTCTAGCCCCAAAATTCGGCGCTTGGAGCATAGTGGCAGGAGACTGACCCCACAGAAGCTTGCTGGCTGA